The proteins below are encoded in one region of Parvicella tangerina:
- the rpsU gene encoding 30S ribosomal protein S21 — protein MLIINVKEGESIERALKKYKKKYDRTKVIRELRSRQQFTKPSVKRRAEVIKAKYIQKKREEEA, from the coding sequence ATGCTAATTATTAATGTAAAAGAAGGAGAGTCAATTGAAAGAGCTCTAAAGAAGTACAAGAAAAAATACGATAGAACGAAGGTGATCAGAGAACTTCGTTCGCGTCAGCAGTTTACAAAACCTTCTGTAAAAAGAAGAGCTGAGGTGATTAAGGCAAAGTACATTCAGAAAAAGAGAGAGGAAGAGGCTTAA
- the menD gene encoding 2-succinyl-5-enolpyruvyl-6-hydroxy-3-cyclohexene-1-carboxylic-acid synthase, translated as MISEKKSVQLLHKCCLDLGIVDWVISPGSRNAPITLTFANDPRINSLPVVDERSAAFIALGIGIRKGTPAAISCTSGSAALNYAPAIAEAYHQEVPLFIVTADRPQKWIGNGEGQSIDQVNVYQNYCLSSYHLNEDDSEELMIETFQKIVGDLFGHKRGPVHLNLAFEEPLYGTQDAVLSYKFNQPEIRNELWKSEDLVNKYLKKKRVMVLVGQMSRDERLEYLLSELLVDKRLVVLTETNANLSHRHFVSCIDRSLPSLDQDQFLPELVITVGGAIVSKRIKKYLRSVPNLEHWHVSDTETFPDTFESLTERIFTTPTKFFRAIFDSLSLESNEDYQSRWVQRSFINKERHEHFVSNVQWSDLKAHALIYEWIPDGAILHQGNSSVVRYYQLFDPIKEVLYLSNRGVSGIDGIVSTALGFAHNDDRMNVVVVGDLSFQYDINALWNALNTDNVLIIVINNGGGGIFKIIDGPSSTGVLEDYFQVKSTTDLESLCKSYGKDYKKVYQEEGLEIVLMNVIAAFQANTFSGLVLEVDTSGVASAEILRDYFNEVNPQ; from the coding sequence GTGATTTCAGAGAAAAAAAGCGTACAGCTCTTACATAAATGCTGTCTTGATTTGGGGATTGTTGATTGGGTGATTTCGCCTGGATCTAGAAATGCTCCAATCACACTTACTTTCGCAAATGATCCAAGAATAAATTCATTGCCAGTTGTTGATGAACGATCCGCAGCCTTTATCGCCCTCGGAATAGGAATCAGAAAAGGAACTCCAGCTGCTATTTCATGCACCTCTGGATCAGCCGCTCTAAATTATGCTCCCGCCATCGCAGAAGCTTATCATCAGGAAGTTCCATTATTCATTGTTACGGCAGATAGGCCGCAGAAATGGATTGGTAATGGCGAAGGACAGTCCATAGATCAGGTGAATGTTTATCAGAACTACTGTTTGTCCTCCTATCATCTGAATGAAGATGATTCCGAAGAGTTAATGATAGAAACGTTTCAAAAGATTGTGGGTGATCTCTTTGGACATAAAAGAGGTCCTGTTCATCTTAATTTGGCATTTGAAGAACCGTTGTACGGAACACAGGATGCGGTTCTGAGCTATAAATTTAATCAGCCAGAAATAAGAAACGAACTTTGGAAGTCTGAAGACTTGGTAAATAAGTATCTGAAGAAGAAAAGAGTAATGGTTCTCGTTGGTCAAATGAGTAGAGACGAGCGCTTGGAATATCTGCTGTCAGAACTTTTGGTAGACAAGCGTTTAGTAGTGCTTACTGAAACAAATGCTAATCTATCTCATAGGCATTTTGTAAGTTGTATTGATCGAAGCTTGCCCTCATTAGACCAAGATCAATTTCTTCCAGAGTTAGTGATTACTGTTGGAGGAGCGATTGTGAGTAAGCGAATTAAGAAATACCTGCGTTCTGTCCCTAATCTTGAACACTGGCATGTGTCGGATACGGAAACTTTTCCAGATACCTTTGAGTCATTGACAGAAAGGATTTTTACTACGCCTACTAAGTTCTTTAGAGCAATCTTTGATAGCTTGTCTTTAGAATCAAACGAAGACTACCAGAGTAGATGGGTTCAACGGTCGTTTATAAATAAAGAAAGACATGAGCATTTTGTCTCAAATGTGCAGTGGTCAGACCTGAAAGCTCATGCGTTGATCTATGAATGGATACCCGATGGGGCTATTCTGCATCAAGGTAATAGTAGTGTGGTTCGGTACTATCAATTATTTGACCCGATCAAAGAGGTGCTTTATCTCTCCAACAGAGGTGTAAGTGGTATAGACGGAATAGTCTCCACTGCTTTAGGTTTTGCGCACAACGATGATAGAATGAATGTCGTTGTAGTTGGAGACCTTAGTTTTCAGTACGACATTAATGCGTTGTGGAATGCGCTTAATACTGATAACGTATTGATTATTGTGATCAACAATGGAGGTGGAGGAATTTTCAAGATTATCGATGGGCCTTCAAGTACAGGTGTTTTGGAGGATTATTTTCAAGTTAAAAGCACGACCGATTTAGAGAGTTTGTGTAAATCCTATGGGAAGGATTACAAAAAAGTCTATCAAGAAGAAGGTCTTGAGATAGTATTGATGAACGTGATAGCAGCTTTTCAAGCTAATACATTTAGCGGTTTAGTTCTTGAAGTCGATACATCTGGTGTTGCATCAGCTGAAATATTGAGAGACTATTTTAATGAGGTAAACCCTCAATAA
- a CDS encoding chorismate-binding protein, whose translation MKGYFFYQDPGSSVTQGFSCRVKEIDNLEEMSDGFIVSTFNKEQLFLFQPEDQIDIHEVDQADRGSFMVNAMSFDKYQQLATEAMAFCKYHHGKVVLSRVKSASLPKGFSLADFFVNLCKKYNHSFNYCFSIEGVGTWVGATPEVLVHSLSQQCTVYALAGSRDVTNPFEWTKKELAEQAFVSENISDILKSVNLNFVMDGPETVRAGNLEHLLTTFKFDSANSLKVADMLHPTPAVCGTPKKEALQFIEEFEPHSRKFYAGVIGWKKGEELSLFVNLRCAEVTADELRCYVGGGITEKSNPEKEWEETNIKSETLLSVLKKN comes from the coding sequence ATGAAGGGGTACTTTTTTTATCAAGATCCAGGTAGTTCGGTAACGCAAGGTTTTAGTTGTAGAGTTAAAGAGATCGATAACCTCGAAGAGATGAGCGATGGCTTTATTGTTTCTACCTTCAATAAGGAACAGCTTTTTTTATTCCAACCAGAAGATCAGATCGACATTCATGAAGTTGATCAAGCTGATCGAGGATCGTTCATGGTTAATGCTATGAGTTTTGATAAGTATCAACAGTTGGCTACTGAGGCCATGGCGTTTTGTAAATACCATCACGGCAAAGTGGTTTTGTCAAGAGTGAAGAGTGCTTCCTTACCAAAAGGTTTTTCTCTTGCCGATTTTTTTGTGAATCTGTGTAAAAAGTACAACCACTCATTTAATTACTGCTTTAGTATAGAAGGAGTTGGTACATGGGTTGGAGCAACACCAGAGGTCCTTGTTCATTCGTTGAGTCAACAATGCACGGTTTACGCATTGGCTGGGAGTAGAGATGTGACTAACCCTTTTGAATGGACTAAAAAGGAGTTGGCAGAGCAAGCGTTTGTTTCCGAGAATATTAGTGATATACTGAAGTCAGTTAATTTGAACTTTGTTATGGATGGGCCAGAAACTGTAAGAGCAGGTAACTTAGAGCATTTATTGACGACATTTAAGTTTGATTCAGCTAACAGCTTAAAGGTTGCAGACATGCTACACCCAACCCCAGCGGTTTGCGGAACCCCAAAAAAGGAGGCGCTTCAGTTTATTGAAGAGTTTGAGCCGCATAGTAGAAAATTCTACGCTGGTGTTATTGGGTGGAAAAAGGGAGAAGAGCTGTCTTTATTCGTGAACTTGAGATGCGCAGAGGTAACTGCCGATGAGTTACGCTGCTATGTTGGTGGTGGTATTACCGAAAAATCAAATCCTGAGAAAGAATGGGAAGAAACAAATATTAAATCTGAAACGTTGTTGTCAGTATTGAAAAAAAACTAG
- a CDS encoding hotdog fold thioesterase: MLPKDISLKQLNAINKGTLMESLGIEFTEIRDKSLKASMPVDERTFQPMGLLHGGANVALAESLGSVGTYLMIDTKTHYGVCIEINANHVGSVMKGSVVGTASLLHKGKTTHIWNVEIRDESERLISYSRMTIMILERK, encoded by the coding sequence ATGTTACCAAAAGATATCTCATTAAAACAGCTGAATGCTATAAATAAGGGAACATTGATGGAGTCTCTGGGAATTGAATTTACTGAGATTCGGGATAAAAGCCTAAAGGCATCAATGCCTGTTGATGAGAGGACCTTCCAACCGATGGGTTTATTGCATGGAGGAGCTAATGTAGCCCTAGCCGAGTCGCTGGGAAGTGTGGGTACTTATCTTATGATAGATACTAAAACGCATTATGGAGTGTGTATTGAGATCAATGCAAATCACGTTGGGTCGGTGATGAAGGGAAGTGTTGTTGGAACAGCTTCTCTTTTGCATAAAGGAAAGACTACACATATTTGGAACGTAGAGATCAGAGATGAAAGTGAACGATTAATCTCCTATTCTAGGATGACAATCATGATTCTAGAAAGGAAGTAG
- a CDS encoding beta strand repeat-containing protein: MKKITKRILSIGLGVLLGTSAFAQLSKGGTPYTFNNATQPKSAIQLKQLPGPDMVTVAATDAINDVSKQNYRVGLKYPVNYNAVNSGTWETTPDGGSLWRLRINIPGAKALGLYYHNFFIPNGGKVFIYNENENHVIGAFTSDYNYENTIRATQMIQGETITLEYYAPAGVTQTPIIEIKEVGYFYRGVEEFVKPFEDPNTLSNGLTEKADNCQVDVACSEITGWEEQRDAVVHYVFPSGGGYAVCSAAMINNTAEDCTPYILTAWHCGEPNAGADISSWVWYWNYQKTTCSPGSNGTDPSKGTDTMTGGTVVASSGSGTSLNQPPGTNEVAGSDFYLVELNSQPPTSYNAFYAGWDRTTTASPSGVGIHHPAGSAKKISTYTSTLGANGNFNGGTANSHWIVQWAATANGHGVTEGGSSGSPIFNNVGRIVGQLSGGSSFCSSPTSTDVYGKMSMNWTANGTTNNSQLEPWLDPIGSGVTTLDGAYEPCNATNPPTCNINASPTSVTAGGSVTFSDGSSGNPTSWSWNFDNTSQGGVSPATSTSQNPGAVTYANPGTYEVELTVTNANGSSTCTQTIVASAFAGCDTLLNIVDTNTLTIYGASGGGFITGVNSYGDLAKAEKYSGYSGTHVTGSDIYIYGLEDGGNGSTVELTIWDDDGTGLPGTILDQASFAMSDLNSVLTGGQGLVFLPFDAPVNVGGNDFYIGLDFNNLGAGDSLGIVSKMVSVSTPLNSAYEQWSDGTWIDMESAWGAGNNFSLYVTAHITDAPVSGSASASTTTACTGSPIDFTATATNATAYNWYTTGGTPTSATTQNTTVTYGTAGNYTAYLVLDGDCEGQIIDSVQVTVTDGPILTATPTDPSCAGNDGSISANATGGATPYQYSIDGGTLQPSGTFTGLSQGSYDILVIDANGCQSMQTVTVNAGSGTLTVSATPTDPSCAGNDGQIDIVASGGATPYSYSTDGGSNFVPTSTFTSLAPGTYSVVVQDNNGCQGTTSVTLNATSGSVTVSATPTDPSCGASDGQIAVTAGGGSGSYTYSNDGGSSFGASSTFTGLAVGTYDIVVEDGNGCQATTSVTLSNSAGPAVAATGTDVSCNGSSDGTATVTATGGTPSYTYSIDGTNFGASSTFTGLAAGSYTIYVNDAGSCQGTASVTIGEPTAVVHTASVSDATCGNSNGSITVTATGGSGPYTYSLNSGTAQASGTFTGLAAGSYTVEAIDANGCVSTASTENVGGGAGPAITSPTISDETCMDANGQIIVNATGGTGSLQYSNDGGATYQTSSVFPGLAAGTYAIVVQDGAGCTTSTSATVTNSGGFSLIVNPASGQTICEGNSVNISASGAGTGASYTWDQGLPTGASHTVSPTVTTVYTVQATDASSCTETASVTITVETEPTVTVIPNNSTICAGNSESLTATGAQSYVWNTGATTPTITVSPTSQTTYTVIGQNGSCAGTPVQVTVGVDPSPTVVANSDVTSIGVGGTVNFDNAGSSATSYSWDFGDGQSSTQGFVSHTYNVAGTYTVTLTGTIGNCTETDQITILVGTSGIDQASLESGVSLYPNPNDGQFNLKLDFGIEQEVDVKLFSAIGQLVESRNLGNVSSTLVEFNLADHAGGVYFVQVNTNSGTITKRITISK; encoded by the coding sequence ATGAAAAAGATAACCAAAAGAATCTTATCAATTGGTTTGGGGGTTTTATTAGGTACGTCTGCATTTGCACAGTTGAGCAAAGGTGGAACACCTTATACCTTTAATAACGCAACCCAGCCAAAGAGTGCGATTCAGTTAAAGCAACTTCCAGGGCCAGATATGGTTACGGTCGCTGCGACAGATGCAATAAACGATGTTTCAAAACAGAATTACCGGGTAGGATTAAAATATCCAGTAAATTATAATGCTGTTAATTCAGGAACTTGGGAGACAACTCCGGATGGAGGTAGTCTTTGGAGATTAAGAATTAATATACCTGGAGCTAAGGCTTTAGGTCTGTATTATCATAATTTTTTCATTCCTAACGGTGGTAAGGTTTTTATTTATAATGAAAACGAAAACCACGTTATTGGGGCATTTACAAGTGACTACAATTATGAGAATACCATCCGTGCTACACAAATGATTCAGGGAGAGACGATTACGCTTGAGTATTACGCTCCAGCTGGTGTGACACAAACTCCGATCATAGAGATTAAAGAAGTAGGGTATTTCTACAGAGGTGTAGAGGAATTTGTAAAGCCATTTGAAGATCCAAACACACTCTCGAACGGGTTAACAGAGAAAGCTGATAACTGTCAGGTTGACGTGGCTTGTTCAGAGATTACGGGATGGGAAGAGCAGCGAGACGCTGTGGTGCATTATGTATTCCCTTCTGGTGGCGGTTACGCAGTTTGTTCTGCTGCCATGATTAACAACACGGCAGAGGATTGTACGCCATACATTTTGACCGCTTGGCATTGTGGTGAACCAAATGCTGGTGCAGATATTAGCTCTTGGGTGTGGTATTGGAATTATCAGAAGACGACTTGTTCACCAGGTAGTAACGGTACAGACCCTTCTAAGGGAACGGATACAATGACTGGAGGTACGGTAGTAGCTTCTTCTGGGAGTGGTACCTCATTGAATCAGCCTCCTGGAACGAATGAGGTTGCAGGTTCTGATTTTTACTTAGTGGAGCTGAATTCTCAGCCACCAACATCATACAATGCATTTTATGCTGGGTGGGATAGAACGACAACAGCTTCGCCATCAGGAGTAGGAATACATCATCCTGCTGGATCAGCTAAGAAAATTTCTACCTATACAAGTACGCTCGGAGCAAATGGAAACTTTAATGGAGGTACAGCAAATTCTCACTGGATTGTTCAATGGGCAGCTACTGCGAATGGACATGGTGTAACGGAAGGAGGGTCTTCAGGTTCCCCAATATTTAATAATGTGGGAAGAATTGTAGGGCAACTATCTGGAGGTAGTTCGTTCTGTTCGAGCCCAACGTCAACTGATGTTTATGGTAAAATGTCAATGAACTGGACGGCTAATGGTACTACAAATAACTCACAACTAGAGCCTTGGCTAGATCCAATTGGTTCAGGTGTTACTACATTAGATGGCGCTTATGAGCCGTGTAATGCTACTAACCCTCCAACTTGTAACATCAATGCTAGTCCTACTTCGGTAACAGCTGGTGGATCAGTTACTTTTTCTGATGGATCTTCTGGAAACCCGACTTCTTGGTCTTGGAATTTTGATAATACTTCTCAAGGAGGTGTATCGCCAGCAACTTCAACTTCTCAAAACCCTGGTGCAGTGACTTACGCTAACCCTGGTACGTATGAAGTAGAATTGACTGTTACAAATGCAAACGGCTCTAGTACTTGTACGCAAACTATTGTGGCATCTGCTTTTGCTGGGTGTGATACGTTGTTGAATATCGTTGATACGAATACATTAACAATCTATGGTGCTTCAGGTGGTGGATTCATTACTGGAGTAAATAGTTACGGTGATCTTGCAAAAGCTGAGAAATACTCTGGATATTCAGGAACACACGTTACAGGATCTGATATCTATATTTATGGACTTGAAGATGGAGGTAATGGATCTACAGTTGAATTGACAATTTGGGATGATGATGGAACAGGATTACCTGGTACAATTTTAGATCAAGCGTCTTTCGCAATGTCTGATCTGAATAGTGTTTTAACAGGAGGACAAGGACTAGTTTTCTTACCTTTTGATGCGCCTGTGAATGTAGGAGGAAATGATTTCTATATCGGCTTGGACTTTAATAACCTTGGAGCAGGAGATTCTTTAGGTATTGTCTCAAAAATGGTGAGTGTTTCTACGCCACTTAATTCTGCTTATGAACAATGGAGTGATGGTACATGGATTGATATGGAAAGTGCTTGGGGGGCTGGTAATAACTTCTCGTTATACGTAACAGCTCACATAACAGACGCTCCAGTTTCTGGTTCAGCTTCAGCTAGTACAACAACAGCTTGTACAGGTTCTCCAATTGACTTTACCGCTACGGCAACAAATGCTACAGCGTACAATTGGTACACTACTGGAGGTACTCCTACTAGTGCAACTACACAAAACACAACGGTTACTTATGGTACAGCGGGTAATTACACTGCTTACCTGGTGCTCGATGGAGATTGTGAAGGACAAATCATTGATAGTGTACAGGTTACGGTAACAGACGGACCAATTTTGACGGCTACGCCTACAGATCCATCTTGTGCTGGAAATGATGGTTCCATCTCAGCTAACGCAACAGGTGGTGCTACGCCTTATCAATATAGTATTGATGGAGGAACTTTACAGCCTTCAGGTACATTCACCGGATTGTCACAAGGGTCTTACGATATTTTGGTTATAGATGCTAATGGTTGTCAATCGATGCAGACCGTCACGGTAAATGCTGGGTCAGGAACTTTAACGGTTTCTGCAACACCAACAGATCCGTCTTGTGCGGGTAATGATGGGCAAATTGATATCGTTGCATCAGGTGGTGCTACACCATACAGTTATTCAACTGACGGTGGCTCTAACTTCGTGCCGACAAGTACTTTTACCTCTTTAGCTCCTGGAACTTACAGTGTTGTGGTTCAGGATAATAATGGGTGTCAAGGTACTACTTCGGTTACTTTAAATGCTACATCTGGTTCAGTTACGGTTTCAGCAACGCCAACAGATCCCTCATGTGGAGCATCTGATGGTCAGATAGCTGTAACTGCTGGAGGGGGATCAGGTTCCTACACTTACTCAAATGATGGAGGAAGTAGCTTTGGAGCTAGTAGTACCTTCACTGGTTTAGCTGTGGGTACTTATGATATTGTTGTAGAAGACGGAAATGGATGTCAGGCTACAACTTCTGTAACACTTTCAAATAGTGCTGGGCCAGCAGTGGCAGCAACAGGAACAGACGTTTCTTGTAATGGGTCTTCTGATGGTACTGCTACTGTTACTGCAACTGGTGGTACACCTTCTTATACTTATAGTATAGACGGAACTAATTTTGGTGCTTCATCAACTTTCACTGGTTTGGCAGCAGGTTCATATACGATTTATGTGAATGATGCAGGATCATGTCAGGGAACCGCAAGTGTTACGATTGGTGAACCAACTGCTGTTGTTCATACAGCAAGTGTTAGTGATGCTACATGTGGAAATAGTAACGGTTCGATTACGGTAACTGCTACAGGAGGTTCTGGTCCGTATACGTATAGCTTAAACTCAGGAACTGCTCAAGCTTCTGGTACATTTACTGGTTTGGCAGCAGGTTCATACACGGTTGAGGCTATCGATGCAAACGGATGTGTTTCGACTGCGTCTACAGAAAACGTAGGAGGTGGAGCAGGTCCAGCGATTACAAGTCCAACAATATCAGATGAAACTTGTATGGATGCAAATGGACAGATCATCGTAAATGCAACTGGAGGTACTGGTTCGCTTCAGTATAGTAACGATGGTGGAGCAACTTATCAGACTTCTTCTGTCTTCCCTGGATTAGCTGCTGGTACTTACGCAATAGTAGTTCAGGATGGTGCTGGATGTACTACATCTACTAGTGCAACTGTAACCAATTCGGGTGGATTCTCATTGATTGTTAACCCAGCGTCTGGACAAACTATCTGTGAAGGAAACTCTGTGAATATAAGTGCAAGTGGTGCAGGAACAGGGGCTTCATATACTTGGGACCAAGGTTTACCAACAGGAGCATCCCATACGGTGTCCCCTACGGTGACTACAGTTTATACAGTTCAGGCTACTGATGCTTCTTCTTGTACAGAAACTGCTTCTGTAACGATTACAGTTGAAACTGAGCCTACGGTAACCGTTATACCGAATAACTCAACTATATGTGCTGGTAATTCGGAGTCGCTTACGGCAACAGGAGCTCAATCTTATGTATGGAATACTGGTGCAACTACGCCTACGATTACGGTTAGTCCAACATCACAGACTACCTATACGGTTATAGGACAGAATGGTTCATGTGCAGGTACACCAGTTCAGGTGACTGTAGGTGTTGATCCATCTCCAACTGTTGTAGCGAATTCTGATGTTACTTCAATTGGTGTTGGCGGAACGGTTAATTTTGATAATGCTGGTTCGAGTGCGACATCTTATTCGTGGGACTTCGGAGACGGACAGTCTTCAACTCAAGGATTTGTGTCTCACACGTATAACGTTGCTGGTACTTATACGGTAACATTGACTGGTACGATTGGAAACTGTACAGAAACTGATCAGATCACTATTCTTGTGGGTACTTCAGGTATAGATCAAGCTTCTCTTGAAAGTGGAGTATCATTGTACCCAAATCCAAATGATGGTCAATTTAACTTGAAGTTGGATTTTGGAATCGAGCAAGAGGTTGACGTGAAGTTGTTCAGTGCAATCGGTCAATTGGTTGAGTCGAGAAATTTAGGAAATGTCTCGAGTACGCTTGTTGAATTTAACTTAGCTGATCATGCCGGAGGAGTTTACTTTGTACAAGTGAACACGAACTCTGGAACGATTACTAAACGAATTACGATTTCAAAATAA